The following are encoded together in the Pyramidobacter piscolens W5455 genome:
- a CDS encoding P-II family nitrogen regulator produces MTEKLPVMELMVTIVDRTKALQATNFFKGKNVSLTLSCWGRGTASTEILDILGIGEKEKVVVFSLTPRSWIPALITQISDAMQLRNAGRGILFTVPLSSVNQGIPRRYLSAIREKKNEERVMYKTNENKYELIIVSTEDGFVDSIMKSARSAGARGGTVMRARAVGDENTESFFGLKLYDEMEILAILVQREEKLKIMSAVSKTLAEKSPEMGTIFSVPVDDVVGVGAVLESPDPA; encoded by the coding sequence ATGACTGAGAAATTGCCCGTAATGGAACTCATGGTCACGATTGTCGACCGGACCAAAGCGCTTCAGGCCACAAATTTCTTCAAAGGGAAAAACGTTTCCCTGACGCTTTCCTGCTGGGGGAGAGGAACGGCGAGCACCGAGATTTTGGACATCCTGGGCATTGGCGAAAAGGAAAAAGTCGTGGTGTTCAGCCTGACCCCGCGTTCCTGGATTCCCGCTCTCATCACCCAGATCTCGGACGCCATGCAGCTTCGCAACGCCGGGCGGGGGATCCTTTTTACCGTACCGCTTTCATCCGTGAACCAGGGAATACCGCGTCGTTACCTGTCAGCCATTCGTGAGAAAAAAAACGAGGAGCGCGTCATGTATAAGACTAACGAAAACAAATACGAATTGATCATTGTCAGCACGGAAGATGGTTTCGTCGATTCGATCATGAAATCCGCCCGGAGCGCCGGCGCGCGCGGGGGGACCGTGATGAGGGCCCGCGCTGTCGGCGACGAAAATACGGAAAGTTTTTTCGGGTTGAAGCTGTATGATGAAATGGAAATCCTGGCAATACTGGTTCAACGCGAAGAAAAATTGAAGATCATGTCCGCCGTCAGCAAAACTCTGGCGGAGAAATCCCCGGAAATGGGCACGATCTTTTCGGTGCCGGTCGACGATGTTGTAGGAGTCGGCGCGGTCCTGGAGAGTCCCGACCCGGCGTAG